Below is a window of Gilliamella sp. ESL0405 DNA.
ACCAATAAGAGATAAACGGTTGAGCAACAAAATGGACAATAGCGATCCAAAACAGTGCATCAACTATCACTGATTTTTCGACACCAAGTACCAAAGTAGTATAACCAATCATTAAGGTATTGGAAAAGATACCGCTAAATGACAGCACATTAGCACCAATCGCTAATATTAATAATGGCAATGCTTTTTTAAATACTTCGATAATCGGTGCTGACTCTTGCTTTAAGTCTGCTTGTTTTTTAGATGCTTCAACAAAAACCGGCGATTCGGTTAACGTCACTCTAGCAATAATGCCAATAATTAACAAAATAGCACTGGCTAAAAAAGGAATACGCCAATAACCACTATCAATCAGTTCATTAACAGGTAAACGAATAATATAAGAAAAAACCAGTAATGCTAAAATATTGCCTGCTGGGCTTCCCCACTGAGCAAAGGATGAAAAGAAGTTTTTCAACCCTTTCGGCGCATGTTCATTCGTCATCAACACGGCACCACCCCACTCACCACCAACGGCAACACCTTGTAAAATTCGCAATGCAACCAATAACGTTGGTGCCAAAATACCTGCTTGTTGATAAGACGGTAATAACCCAACAAAAGTGGTCGCCGTCCCCATTAAAAGCAAAGTGATAATAAGTGATTTTTTACGCCCTAAACGGTCACCAATATGCCCAAATAACATAGCACCTAAAGGACGTGATAAAAAACCTACTGCAAAGGTAGCAAACGCCCCTAAAATTTGCACAAACTCGTTATCTGAAGGGAAAAAAAGCTGACCAAAAATCAATACCGATGCTAACGCATAGATATAAAAATCATACCATTCAATAGTAGTACCAATAAAAGCAGCAAAAGCCACTTTTTTTGCAGATGAATTTGACATAAGTAAACCTTGGGTAGAGGAATGTATGACCAATAATGAATAATAAAACTAGCACAAAGCTATCAACATCACAATTCGTTATCTGAAAAGAGATTAAAAATTATATATAGAAATTTAATAATATTTCTATTTTACTAAATACGTTCAACTTGATGTATGCGAATTAATTATAACACTTTAGCTTTGGGCTTCCGATAACTTTTATCTTATTGTAGTGATAACATCTTGCATCAACTTTGAATATACACAAATCGCATAATGGTATATAAAA
It encodes the following:
- a CDS encoding MFS transporter, with amino-acid sequence MSNSSAKKVAFAAFIGTTIEWYDFYIYALASVLIFGQLFFPSDNEFVQILGAFATFAVGFLSRPLGAMLFGHIGDRLGRKKSLIITLLLMGTATTFVGLLPSYQQAGILAPTLLVALRILQGVAVGGEWGGAVLMTNEHAPKGLKNFFSSFAQWGSPAGNILALLVFSYIIRLPVNELIDSGYWRIPFLASAILLIIGIIARVTLTESPVFVEASKKQADLKQESAPIIEVFKKALPLLILAIGANVLSFSGIFSNTLMIGYTTLVLGVEKSVIVDALFWIAIVHFVAQPFISYWSEKFSATRFLICTAMLAMASVFLLFPIINTGTKASFIIGISLNVICYSGFYGVIAGYLSRIFPARMRYTGLSMSYQGCAAIFGSLIPMIGGYVIYTFKSFWLPLALFYCGLALISIICIYLLSKYRYYDE